One Microlunatus soli genomic window carries:
- a CDS encoding isoprenylcysteine carboxyl methyltransferase family protein — MASASAVWFTLLTLLIGAERIAELVVAGRNRRWSLARGGVESGSRHYPVVVALQVGLLVGGPVEVWLRRPPVLLPFALVMFILVLAAQALRWWCIGTLGRQWNTRIIVVPGLGLVRRGPYRWLRHPNYVAVVVEGIALPLTGAARITAIAFTLTNLGFLWVRIRAEQRALAMAGTASAARSD; from the coding sequence GTGGCTAGCGCTTCCGCGGTGTGGTTCACCCTCCTGACTCTGCTGATCGGTGCTGAGCGGATCGCCGAACTGGTCGTGGCCGGTCGCAATCGACGCTGGTCCCTTGCCCGCGGTGGCGTGGAATCCGGGAGTCGGCACTACCCCGTCGTCGTGGCGTTGCAGGTCGGCCTGCTGGTCGGCGGACCGGTCGAGGTCTGGCTCCGTCGGCCGCCGGTTCTGCTCCCGTTTGCTCTGGTGATGTTCATCCTGGTGCTGGCGGCGCAGGCCCTGCGATGGTGGTGTATCGGCACGCTGGGCCGACAGTGGAACACCCGGATCATCGTGGTGCCGGGCCTCGGCCTGGTGCGACGCGGACCGTATCGATGGCTGCGACACCCGAACTATGTCGCCGTCGTCGTCGAAGGCATCGCACTTCCGCTGACCGGGGCGGCCCGGATCACCGCGATCGCTTTCACACTGACGAATCTCGGCTTTCTCTGGGTACGGATCAGGGCCGAGCAGCGCGCCCTGGCCATGGCCGGGACGGCGTCGGCGGCGCGTTCGGATTGA
- a CDS encoding TIGR03557 family F420-dependent LLM class oxidoreductase, which produces MARFGYTLMTEQSGPVALVDYARSAERVGFDFALCSDHHSPWLASQGHAPYAWTVLGAAAQATEAIELITFVTCPTRRYHPVVVAQKAATIQLLSGGRFILGLGSGENLNEHVIGEGWPTVDVRQQMLLEAMEIIRELFGGKTVTTRKSHFSVAQAKLWDCPAESVPIGVAVSGRRSIERFAPLADHLITTEPDPDILRQWHANRPDSDRASRSFIQLPICWAADQQSAIETVHDQFRWSIGSWSVNAELPTAHAFAAATDTVRPEDVAAAIPCGPDLDQLAAACEPAIDAGFTDIGLVQVGDAGQQDFLDQAAGPLLDRLRRRTNRRVS; this is translated from the coding sequence ATGGCACGTTTCGGATACACGCTGATGACCGAACAGAGTGGGCCGGTCGCACTCGTCGACTACGCCCGGTCGGCGGAACGGGTCGGCTTCGACTTCGCCCTGTGCAGCGATCACCACAGCCCGTGGCTGGCCTCACAGGGACATGCACCGTATGCGTGGACAGTGCTCGGGGCCGCTGCCCAGGCGACCGAGGCGATCGAGTTGATCACCTTCGTCACCTGCCCGACCCGTCGTTATCACCCGGTCGTCGTCGCCCAGAAGGCTGCGACGATACAGCTCCTCAGTGGCGGCCGGTTCATCCTCGGCCTCGGTTCCGGTGAGAACCTCAACGAGCACGTCATCGGCGAGGGGTGGCCGACCGTCGATGTGCGTCAGCAGATGCTGCTCGAAGCCATGGAGATCATCCGGGAGCTGTTCGGTGGAAAGACCGTGACCACTCGGAAGTCGCACTTCTCCGTGGCTCAAGCAAAGCTGTGGGACTGTCCTGCGGAATCGGTGCCGATCGGCGTGGCGGTCTCCGGACGTCGGTCGATCGAACGGTTTGCCCCGCTTGCCGACCATCTGATCACCACCGAGCCGGACCCCGACATCCTGCGACAGTGGCACGCCAACAGGCCGGACAGTGATCGGGCCAGCCGATCGTTCATCCAACTCCCGATCTGTTGGGCGGCGGACCAACAGTCAGCGATCGAGACAGTGCATGATCAGTTCCGTTGGTCGATCGGCAGCTGGTCGGTGAACGCCGAACTTCCCACCGCGCACGCTTTCGCCGCCGCTACCGACACCGTACGCCCAGAGGACGTCGCCGCAGCGATCCCGTGCGGACCCGATCTTGATCAGCTCGCTGCTGCCTGCGAACCGGCGATCGACGCCGGCTTCACCGACATCGGGTTGGTCCAGGTCGGCGATGCTGGTCAGCAGGATTTCCTTGATCAAGCCGCCGGGCCGCTGCTGGATCGACTGCGTCGGCGGACGAACCGTCGAGTTTCCTGA
- a CDS encoding SDR family NAD(P)-dependent oxidoreductase, whose protein sequence is MEDQDRRPIALVAGGSRGLGLAIARELDRAGQRVVITARTADDLRRARDQLAADGGSVITRVHDVRDAAGARDLVAEIESEHGAVETLICVAGVLKVGPLPDRAEDYDEPIDTMLRGPINLVHAVLPRMRQRGAGRIGIVTSIAAVVPTPHLVPYTAAKYGAIGFAQGLTEELRGEPISVTTIVPGLMRTGGHWHAAYDGRPEQEYRWFALLSSLPIVSIAADRAAAIIVRAVLTGRSKIIFTPLARAGAMAYRISPRATVALLGAASRLLPGPGDDHAPGYLAADAIDSSLYDRATVLGRRAIERLNQLGAHASGMQTGERVRKEHD, encoded by the coding sequence ATGGAGGATCAGGATCGGCGACCGATCGCTCTGGTGGCAGGCGGATCGCGAGGTCTCGGTCTGGCGATCGCCCGCGAACTCGACCGAGCGGGTCAGCGTGTGGTGATCACCGCCAGGACTGCCGATGATCTCCGGCGTGCCCGCGACCAGCTGGCCGCCGACGGCGGGTCCGTGATCACCCGGGTGCACGACGTCAGGGATGCGGCCGGTGCTCGCGATCTGGTGGCCGAGATCGAGTCCGAGCACGGGGCGGTCGAGACGCTGATCTGCGTCGCCGGCGTTCTGAAGGTCGGTCCGCTCCCCGACCGGGCCGAAGACTACGACGAACCGATCGACACCATGCTGCGCGGTCCGATCAATCTGGTCCATGCCGTCCTACCACGAATGCGACAGCGCGGAGCCGGTCGGATCGGGATCGTGACGTCGATCGCTGCCGTCGTCCCGACTCCCCATCTCGTCCCATACACCGCGGCCAAGTACGGAGCCATCGGGTTCGCGCAGGGACTCACCGAGGAACTGCGCGGCGAACCGATCTCGGTGACCACGATCGTCCCTGGACTGATGAGAACCGGCGGCCACTGGCATGCCGCGTACGACGGTCGGCCGGAGCAGGAGTATCGGTGGTTCGCGTTGCTCTCCTCGTTACCGATCGTCTCGATCGCGGCGGACCGGGCGGCCGCGATCATCGTCCGTGCCGTGCTGACCGGGCGTTCCAAGATCATTTTCACACCGTTGGCCAGGGCCGGCGCGATGGCGTACCGGATCAGCCCGCGAGCCACGGTGGCCCTGCTCGGAGCGGCGAGCCGATTGCTTCCGGGGCCCGGCGACGACCACGCCCCCGGCTATCTCGCCGCCGATGCCATCGACTCATCGCTCTACGACCGGGCCACCGTGCTCGGTCGTCGGGCGATCGAACGCCTCAATCAGCTGGGGGCTCACGCGTCCGGGATGCAGACCGGAGAAAGGGTAAGGAAGGAACATGACTGA
- a CDS encoding Dps family protein — translation MTEQNLKYTVPGMSVGDARQVIDLLQSRLNCYSDLQLTLKHVHWNVVGPHFIAVHEMIDPHVDEVRAMADETAERIATFGGSPQGTPGALVAARTWQDYSVGRASTQEHLAALDIVYRGVIADTRTAITDLEQLDPVTQDVLIDHAQKLELFHWFVRAHLEDTTGGLVTADATEEVEAAEAVDQAADRARAGS, via the coding sequence ATGACTGAACAGAATCTGAAGTACACCGTCCCCGGAATGAGTGTCGGCGACGCCCGACAGGTGATCGATCTGCTCCAGAGCCGGCTCAACTGCTACAGCGACCTGCAGTTGACCCTCAAGCACGTGCACTGGAATGTGGTCGGACCGCATTTCATCGCCGTGCACGAGATGATCGACCCGCACGTGGACGAGGTGCGTGCCATGGCGGACGAGACGGCCGAGCGGATCGCAACCTTCGGCGGATCGCCGCAGGGAACGCCGGGTGCTCTGGTCGCTGCCCGCACCTGGCAGGACTACAGCGTCGGCCGAGCGAGCACCCAGGAGCATCTGGCGGCATTGGACATCGTGTACCGCGGGGTCATCGCCGACACCAGAACGGCGATCACCGATCTGGAGCAGCTCGACCCGGTGACGCAGGACGTGCTCATCGATCACGCGCAGAAGTTGGAACTCTTCCACTGGTTCGTCCGCGCCCATCTTGAGGACACGACCGGCGGTCTGGTCACCGCCGATGCAACCGAAGAAGTCGAGGCGGCGGAGGCTGTTGATCAAGCTGCCGATCGGGCACGCGCCGGCTCCTGA
- a CDS encoding sigma-70 family RNA polymerase sigma factor, whose product MVKINLPIADSLARRYRSRGENLEDLIQVARLGLVNAVLRYDPANGAFLSFAVPTISGEIKRHFRDHCWTVRPPRRLQELHSEVASAMVDLAQDKGSTPTAAEVADWIGADRADVLEAIRSNAFHSASLDTSDGLAAASGTLGATDAGFDEVDDSMERSDLMRRVDDACTRLSNDERRLLRLRFAQGRTQSSIADELNISQMSVSRRLQKITRRLRADVAGRAGTSPVARSMQRRVNVVPQQPARA is encoded by the coding sequence GTGGTCAAGATCAACCTTCCGATCGCCGACTCACTGGCCCGCCGCTACCGGTCGCGTGGGGAGAACCTGGAGGATCTGATCCAGGTGGCGAGACTCGGCCTGGTGAACGCGGTCCTTCGTTACGACCCGGCCAACGGTGCGTTCCTCTCCTTCGCGGTCCCCACCATCTCCGGTGAGATCAAGCGGCACTTCCGCGACCACTGCTGGACGGTGCGTCCGCCGCGTCGGCTGCAGGAGTTGCACAGCGAGGTCGCCAGCGCCATGGTCGATCTCGCACAGGACAAGGGGAGTACGCCCACCGCCGCCGAAGTGGCCGACTGGATCGGGGCCGATCGGGCCGATGTTCTGGAGGCGATCCGGAGCAACGCCTTCCACTCGGCGTCTCTGGACACCAGCGACGGACTGGCCGCAGCTTCCGGAACGCTGGGTGCCACAGACGCCGGTTTCGACGAAGTGGACGATTCGATGGAGCGATCGGATCTGATGCGGCGGGTCGATGACGCCTGCACCCGGCTGTCGAACGACGAACGACGGCTGCTCCGGCTGCGTTTCGCCCAGGGCCGGACCCAGTCCTCGATCGCCGATGAGCTGAACATCAGTCAGATGTCGGTGTCCCGTCGGCTGCAGAAGATCACCAGGCGGCTACGGGCCGACGTCGCCGGTCGAGCCGGTACATCTCCGGTGGCGCGGTCGATGCAGCGTCGGGTCAACGTGGTGCCGCAGCAGCCCGCTCGTGCCTGA
- a CDS encoding DUF222 domain-containing protein: protein MIDGSGLMRTALTGVGVDPTCLTTDQLADQVTASDWLVRVGLNSRLISIASWADRFAADGIAPHQLAIPGGDRPIRPGGDGTPEVTRFCVTDLAAQLHKSTGTAERMIADALDLRHRLPRVWARLCRYEIDGPDGQTIARQTRHLTLEQAREVDRSIADLVGRFSYGRLLSQLEAIIIGVDAVNIAKLAEQAAEEVGVWINQSNDHGNKGMFIKAKTPAVIRFYAQVTRIADILARRGHPGSKDERMAAAVDVLANPLDAVRMIAEDTEPTLFDPDPDDDSLLPRPMGGAASGRDGADDGVAAAGSADNDSAAADSESPQPTIGQHEDHDDQLPPDPANDTVDQEDSPSRFPRVDQDRRLAELAIAAIGQIDPAKFRPDATLCVHIAQETLQSGLGVTRVEDIGPTISTLVADWLQGCNLTVKPVIDLSVDLTPVDSYEIPRAMRERLFLKYPGSMFPLSGSVGRHLDLDHNIPFIEGLPAQTREDNLGPNGRREHNVITHGLWKRRRAEPGTFLFRAPDGRVFLVNATGSYDLGRGQFAQHIWQLAAPTPSG from the coding sequence ATGATCGATGGCAGCGGGTTGATGCGCACCGCCCTCACGGGGGTGGGTGTCGATCCGACGTGCCTGACCACCGATCAACTCGCGGACCAGGTGACCGCGTCGGACTGGCTGGTCCGCGTCGGACTCAACTCCCGGCTGATCAGCATCGCCAGTTGGGCCGACCGGTTCGCCGCCGACGGCATCGCACCGCACCAGTTGGCCATTCCCGGTGGTGACCGGCCGATCCGGCCCGGCGGTGACGGCACTCCCGAGGTCACCCGGTTCTGTGTCACCGACCTGGCCGCCCAGCTGCACAAGTCCACCGGCACCGCGGAGCGGATGATCGCCGATGCTCTCGACCTCCGCCACCGGCTGCCGCGTGTCTGGGCGCGGTTGTGTCGCTACGAGATCGATGGACCGGACGGTCAGACCATCGCCCGGCAGACCCGACACCTCACCCTGGAACAAGCCCGGGAGGTCGACCGGTCGATCGCCGACCTGGTCGGCCGGTTCAGCTACGGCCGACTACTGAGCCAACTCGAAGCGATCATCATCGGCGTCGATGCGGTCAACATCGCCAAGCTCGCCGAGCAGGCTGCGGAGGAGGTCGGCGTCTGGATCAATCAGAGCAACGACCATGGGAACAAGGGGATGTTCATCAAGGCCAAGACCCCGGCAGTGATCCGGTTCTACGCTCAGGTGACCCGGATCGCCGACATCCTGGCCCGCCGCGGCCATCCCGGCAGCAAGGACGAGCGGATGGCCGCCGCGGTCGATGTGCTGGCCAACCCGCTGGATGCGGTCCGGATGATCGCCGAAGACACCGAGCCGACCCTGTTCGATCCGGATCCCGACGACGATTCTTTGCTCCCGCGGCCGATGGGCGGCGCTGCGAGCGGGCGGGATGGTGCAGATGACGGTGTTGCCGCCGCGGGCTCTGCCGACAACGATTCTGCCGCCGCGGATTCGGAATCACCTCAGCCGACCATCGGCCAGCATGAAGATCACGATGATCAGCTGCCACCCGACCCAGCCAACGACACCGTTGATCAGGAGGACTCGCCGTCCCGGTTCCCGCGTGTTGATCAGGATCGACGGCTCGCCGAGCTCGCGATCGCTGCGATCGGCCAGATCGACCCGGCGAAGTTCCGGCCCGACGCGACCTTGTGTGTCCACATCGCGCAGGAGACCTTGCAGTCCGGGCTCGGTGTCACTCGGGTCGAAGACATCGGCCCGACGATCTCCACCCTGGTCGCCGACTGGCTCCAAGGCTGCAACCTCACCGTCAAACCCGTCATCGATCTGTCGGTGGACCTGACACCGGTGGATTCGTATGAGATTCCGCGGGCGATGCGGGAACGCCTGTTCCTGAAGTATCCGGGCAGCATGTTCCCCCTCTCCGGCTCGGTCGGCCGGCATCTTGATCTTGACCACAACATCCCGTTCATCGAGGGCCTCCCGGCCCAGACCCGCGAAGACAACCTCGGCCCGAACGGTCGCCGGGAACACAATGTGATCACTCACGGACTGTGGAAGAGGCGACGAGCCGAGCCCGGGACGTTCTTGTTCCGGGCGCCGGACGGCAGAGTGTTTCTGGTCAACGCGACCGGCAGCTACGACCTCGGTCGTGGACAATTCGCCCAACACATTTGGCAATTGGCCGCGCCCACACCGTCCGGCTGA
- a CDS encoding alpha/beta fold hydrolase has protein sequence MARVIMIPGLAVRRYLEPSVEALCKDGHQVELLQPLGWRSTGTDLRRYARRFARQSRDPVDLLVGCSIGTQAAVLAAGEMDVRQLLLISPTLDPARRSLRTALAAWLGGEGHRHSPRLGVQSQDWLRAGLFGIERGLRSAIDVRLEDELPNVSVPFTIVHGDTDRISPLPFAADLAVGCGGRLMIMPDAPHSWPVGDGDRYRSLVDRLISSHRDDAPPIAPG, from the coding sequence ATGGCTCGCGTGATCATGATTCCCGGGCTCGCCGTCCGCCGCTACCTCGAACCCTCCGTGGAGGCGCTGTGCAAGGACGGCCACCAGGTCGAACTCCTGCAACCCTTGGGATGGCGGTCGACCGGCACGGATCTCCGGCGGTACGCGCGCCGGTTCGCCCGGCAGAGCCGTGACCCGGTCGACCTGCTGGTCGGTTGCTCGATCGGCACCCAGGCTGCGGTGCTTGCCGCCGGCGAGATGGATGTCCGACAGCTGTTGTTGATCAGCCCGACGCTGGATCCTGCCCGGCGCAGCCTGCGGACGGCACTCGCCGCCTGGCTCGGCGGCGAAGGACATCGCCACTCCCCGCGGCTTGGGGTCCAGTCCCAGGATTGGTTGCGCGCAGGGCTGTTCGGCATCGAACGGGGTCTGCGGTCAGCCATCGATGTGCGATTGGAGGACGAGTTGCCGAATGTGTCGGTGCCGTTCACGATCGTGCACGGCGACACCGACCGGATCAGCCCGCTGCCGTTCGCCGCTGACCTTGCCGTCGGGTGCGGTGGCCGGCTGATGATCATGCCGGACGCACCGCACTCCTGGCCGGTCGGCGATGGCGATCGTTATCGGTCCCTGGTTGATCGACTGATCAGCTCGCACAGGGACGATGCGCCACCGATCGCGCCCGGTTGA
- the ku gene encoding non-homologous end joining protein Ku: MRAIWSGSIAFGLVTIGIRVFSATEDHNITLHQIHDADGGRIRYQRRCEVCGREVKYEHVDRAYADRDQTVVITEDELESLPTERNREVSVLEFVPNDQIDPVMLSRSYYLAPDERAVKAYHLLRRTLDDTDRTAVVRFTLRNKTRLGVLRTRDKVLVLQALRWDDEIRTPDFPELDQSPRLSKAERDSAATLVESLSSDFTPERFTDEYAEELKQLVEAKLEKGDSMDTEETFGEQPEGEDEGDDGKVVDLTEALRRSVERSGSGKSTAQKSGAKETASKKTRAKKTTAAKKTGAKKAATKKAGSKGGKSTTTGSGRSTSTPRQRAG; encoded by the coding sequence ATGCGGGCGATCTGGAGCGGGAGTATCGCATTCGGACTGGTGACGATCGGCATCCGGGTGTTCAGTGCCACCGAGGACCACAACATCACGCTGCATCAGATCCATGACGCCGATGGCGGACGGATCCGGTATCAGCGGCGGTGCGAGGTGTGCGGTCGCGAGGTGAAGTACGAGCATGTCGACCGGGCCTATGCCGATCGGGACCAGACGGTGGTGATCACCGAGGACGAACTGGAGTCGCTGCCGACCGAACGCAACCGTGAGGTCTCCGTCCTCGAGTTCGTGCCCAATGATCAGATCGACCCGGTGATGTTGTCCCGCAGCTACTACCTGGCGCCCGACGAACGCGCCGTCAAGGCCTACCACCTGCTGCGCCGTACGCTGGACGACACCGATCGCACGGCGGTCGTCCGGTTTACGCTCCGCAACAAGACCCGGCTCGGGGTGTTGCGGACCCGGGACAAGGTGCTGGTGCTCCAGGCGCTTCGCTGGGACGACGAGATCCGCACGCCGGACTTCCCCGAGCTCGACCAGAGCCCGCGACTGTCCAAGGCCGAACGCGACAGCGCCGCCACCCTGGTCGAGAGCCTGAGCAGCGATTTCACTCCCGAGCGGTTCACCGACGAATACGCCGAAGAGCTGAAACAGCTGGTCGAAGCCAAGCTGGAGAAGGGTGACTCGATGGACACCGAGGAGACCTTCGGCGAGCAGCCGGAGGGTGAGGACGAGGGTGACGACGGCAAGGTTGTCGATCTCACCGAGGCACTCCGCCGAAGCGTCGAGCGATCCGGCTCAGGCAAATCCACGGCACAGAAGTCAGGGGCGAAGGAGACAGCGTCGAAGAAGACGCGGGCAAAGAAGACGACAGCAGCCAAGAAGACCGGTGCAAAGAAGGCGGCGACGAAGAAGGCCGGCTCCAAGGGCGGCAAGTCCACGACGACCGGGTCCGGGCGCTCCACGTCGACGCCACGTCAGCGGGCAGGCTGA
- a CDS encoding SDR family NAD(P)-dependent oxidoreductase, producing MDLGLAGRTALITGADSGIGWHAAQLLLAEGAMVVISDHDQTILDRAAAALDVDDNRLHAVAADVTDRASVGRLREQVRRIGRIDILINSAGITGATGAFESIDDDGWAETLSVDLMGPVRVTRAFLDDLRSSANGRLIFLTSENAVQPYPEEIPYDAAKAALLATAKALSKAYGSEGLLVNCVSPAFIATPMTDAMMDQRAAELGVTTDEAIAGFLQEMRPGIALRRRGRPEEVAAVIAFLCSDRASFVNGSNYRVDAGSVATIN from the coding sequence ATGGATCTCGGACTGGCCGGACGAACGGCCCTGATCACCGGCGCCGATTCCGGCATCGGCTGGCACGCCGCACAGTTGCTGCTGGCCGAGGGCGCCATGGTGGTGATCAGTGACCATGACCAGACGATCTTGGACCGCGCAGCCGCCGCTCTGGACGTTGACGACAACCGGCTCCATGCCGTCGCCGCCGACGTCACCGATCGGGCCTCGGTGGGCCGACTGCGCGAACAGGTCCGTCGCATCGGACGGATCGACATCTTGATCAATTCCGCCGGTATCACGGGCGCAACCGGCGCCTTCGAGTCGATCGACGACGACGGCTGGGCGGAAACCCTATCGGTCGATCTGATGGGGCCAGTGCGCGTCACACGTGCCTTCCTGGACGACTTGCGCAGCTCGGCGAACGGTCGTCTGATCTTCCTGACCTCGGAGAACGCCGTCCAGCCCTATCCCGAAGAGATTCCCTACGACGCCGCCAAGGCCGCGCTGCTGGCGACGGCCAAGGCATTGTCCAAGGCGTACGGCTCCGAGGGGCTGCTGGTCAACTGTGTTTCGCCGGCCTTCATCGCGACCCCGATGACGGACGCGATGATGGACCAACGAGCAGCTGAACTCGGGGTCACCACTGACGAGGCGATTGCCGGGTTCCTGCAGGAGATGCGCCCCGGGATTGCCCTGCGACGCCGCGGCCGTCCCGAAGAGGTGGCGGCCGTGATCGCCTTCCTGTGCTCGGATCGGGCGAGTTTCGTGAACGGATCCAACTACCGGGTCGACGCAGGCTCGGTGGCGACGATCAACTGA
- a CDS encoding NAD(P)/FAD-dependent oxidoreductase, translating to MNMPTTLTRPKDSYDYLIVGGGMVADSAAKAIQQVDPNGAIGIVGSDPDEPVTRPALTKKLWTDPEFTVDQVWLKTVEQTGADLVCGVQVDAIDRAAHQIEAAGRAIGYRRLLLATGGEPKRLDLPDDDRILTFRTFADYQRLRRLAGNRHRIAVVGGGYIGSELAAALVANDTEVEFIHPQKLIYEDSFPSHLARQLTDLYQQKGVSLRSGTMITGGSAGPAGIQLTTDAGDQIDADAAVIGVGITPNTELAEQAGLSVDDGVVVDSYLTTSDPAILAAGDVARYPDRLLGRQRVEHVDNAEQMGRQAGRNLAGAGEPYTYTPYFYSVLFGNRYEAIGTLDPSAELVENWSDDHQQGVVYYRDGRSGVVQGVLLWNVDGRTDDARSVIARSSSGDLAPDDLTTAISTH from the coding sequence ATGAACATGCCAACCACGCTGACCAGGCCCAAGGATTCCTACGACTACCTGATCGTCGGCGGCGGGATGGTCGCCGACAGCGCGGCCAAGGCCATCCAACAGGTCGATCCCAACGGCGCCATCGGCATCGTCGGATCCGACCCGGATGAACCGGTGACCAGACCGGCCCTGACCAAGAAGCTGTGGACCGATCCCGAGTTCACCGTCGACCAGGTCTGGCTGAAGACGGTCGAGCAGACCGGCGCCGACCTGGTCTGCGGCGTGCAGGTCGACGCGATCGATCGCGCCGCGCATCAGATCGAGGCAGCTGGCCGGGCCATCGGCTATCGCCGGCTGCTGCTGGCCACCGGTGGCGAGCCGAAACGACTCGACCTGCCCGACGACGATCGGATCCTCACCTTCCGAACCTTCGCCGACTACCAACGGCTCCGCCGATTGGCCGGCAACCGGCATCGCATCGCCGTGGTCGGCGGCGGCTACATCGGCAGCGAACTGGCAGCGGCCCTGGTCGCCAACGACACCGAGGTCGAGTTCATCCACCCGCAGAAGTTGATCTACGAGGACTCGTTCCCCAGTCATCTCGCCCGGCAGCTGACCGATCTCTACCAGCAGAAGGGAGTCAGCCTTCGGTCCGGCACCATGATCACCGGTGGCAGCGCCGGTCCGGCCGGCATCCAGCTGACGACCGACGCCGGTGATCAGATCGATGCCGATGCCGCCGTGATCGGTGTCGGCATCACACCGAACACCGAACTGGCCGAACAGGCCGGTTTGAGCGTCGACGACGGCGTGGTCGTCGACTCCTACCTGACCACCAGCGATCCCGCGATCCTGGCCGCCGGCGATGTCGCGCGGTACCCGGACCGGCTGCTCGGCCGGCAGCGGGTCGAGCATGTCGACAACGCCGAACAGATGGGCCGGCAGGCGGGGCGGAACCTCGCGGGAGCCGGCGAGCCGTACACCTATACCCCGTACTTCTATTCGGTGTTGTTCGGCAACCGGTACGAAGCCATCGGCACCCTCGATCCGTCGGCGGAGCTCGTCGAGAACTGGTCCGATGATCATCAGCAGGGTGTCGTGTACTACCGGGACGGGCGGAGCGGAGTCGTACAGGGCGTTCTGCTGTGGAATGTCGACGGCCGGACCGACGACGCACGTTCGGTGATCGCGCGCTCGAGCTCCGGCGACCTCGCCCCCGATGATCTCACCACCGCGATTTCCACCCACTGA